Proteins from a genomic interval of Flammeovirgaceae bacterium SG7u.111:
- a CDS encoding sterol desaturase family protein: protein MEALIEFFEHVPTVFRTGLLLGGIVLFWMLEGILPMFKFSYKKLNHGALNMFFNLTTAIVGFSLAGALLWASNFTQENNFGLLHIVEMPLWLEVIVGVLLLDLIGAYFIHWLEHKVKWMWKFHLVHHSDTTVDVTSGLRHHPGETVFRIFFTICAVMVVGAPMGIVMLYQSLSVFFAHITHANITMPAKLDKALSYVFVTPYMHKIHHHYQQPLTDTNYGNIFAFWDRIFKTYAEVDDTQTIQYGIDTHMDPKENTRVGNLLAIPFQKYRTPESIGLEKEKA from the coding sequence ATGGAAGCATTAATAGAATTTTTCGAGCACGTGCCTACCGTGTTCCGAACAGGATTGCTGTTAGGGGGGATCGTCCTTTTTTGGATGCTAGAAGGCATTTTGCCCATGTTCAAGTTTAGTTACAAAAAACTCAACCACGGGGCATTGAACATGTTTTTTAATCTCACCACAGCCATTGTTGGGTTTAGCTTGGCAGGTGCACTGCTTTGGGCGTCCAATTTTACCCAAGAAAATAATTTTGGTTTGCTACATATAGTGGAAATGCCGCTTTGGCTAGAAGTAATTGTGGGGGTGCTGTTACTCGACCTTATCGGAGCATACTTTATCCACTGGCTAGAGCATAAAGTTAAATGGATGTGGAAATTCCATTTGGTACACCATAGCGATACCACTGTCGATGTAACTTCAGGCTTGCGCCATCATCCGGGAGAAACCGTATTTCGGATATTTTTCACCATCTGTGCTGTAATGGTTGTTGGTGCGCCCATGGGCATAGTGATGCTTTACCAAAGCCTTTCTGTGTTTTTTGCCCACATCACCCACGCTAACATCACAATGCCCGCAAAGCTAGACAAAGCTCTGTCTTATGTATTTGTTACTCCGTATATGCACAAAATCCACCATCATTACCAACAGCCCCTTACCGATACCAACTATGGCAACATCTTCGCTTTTTGGGACCGAATATTTAAAACTTATGCCGAAGTGGACGATACGCAAACTATCCAATATGGAATAGATACGCATATGGATCCGAAGGAGAATACAAGGGTCGGGAACTTATTAGCTATCCCATTTCAGAAATACAGAACACCTGAAAGTATAGGGTTAGAGAAAGAGAAAGCTTGA